One genomic region from Gemmobacter aquarius encodes:
- a CDS encoding ABC transporter permease translates to MTVATLRPASFTFDQRRTAQALLLFAAVLTVGRNVLPDALVRLPEWMVIPFAHWINTVFAFARDDLGLMSLTRAFSEVVEFCLDVTANLLYGKARWPRLGPIPWVVVAGTAAVVGHALGGRRLAILAGGTFVWIALMGQWQWAMETLSVIVVAAPFSVLLGLALGTLAWRFRMAERILNPALNIAQSLPHFAYMIPVVVFIGVGPKAGAIVTIIFSVPPMIRLTLLGLRGVPSEIIESGKMSGATRWQLMTRVRLPAARTELLIGVNQVIMQSLAMVVLASFIGMPGLGQKLLQLLQALKIGLSVEIGLTIVLLAILLDRMTKAWAYRQPVHPAAGASWAKRHPHLLAWLVLTAAGFALASLHPYFVEVERKQALSLAGPVDAGVDMLLTVVAPVADWLRWFLITWVLIPLRDAFLWLPTTAVLVFVAAIGWRVGGRRSALVCLGFILPIALSGWWDRAMITIYMVTVSVVLALLIGVPLGLYAAARPKRAARALLFCDTLQTFPSFIYLIPVIMLFGVNDVAVIAAVVVFATVPILRYTIEGLRNVPPELVEAAEMSGASRAQMLRHVKLPLAVPTLLVGANQSIMFSLFMVIIAAFIGTQDLGQEMQRALSSADVGKGLVLGFAVAFIGLLADHVLLTWSCKRVALLRSQTS, encoded by the coding sequence ATGACCGTGGCCACCCTGCGCCCTGCGTCTTTCACCTTTGATCAGCGCCGCACCGCGCAGGCGCTTTTGCTGTTTGCAGCCGTGCTGACGGTTGGCCGGAATGTGCTGCCCGACGCCCTTGTCCGTCTGCCGGAATGGATGGTCATTCCCTTCGCGCATTGGATCAACACGGTCTTTGCCTTTGCCCGCGACGACCTTGGCCTGATGTCTTTGACCCGCGCCTTTTCCGAGGTGGTGGAATTCTGCCTCGATGTCACGGCCAACCTGCTTTACGGCAAGGCCCGCTGGCCCCGCCTTGGCCCGATCCCGTGGGTCGTGGTTGCGGGTACCGCCGCAGTCGTGGGCCACGCCTTGGGCGGCAGGCGGCTTGCCATCCTCGCAGGGGGTACCTTTGTGTGGATCGCGCTTATGGGCCAATGGCAATGGGCGATGGAGACGCTTTCGGTCATCGTGGTCGCGGCGCCGTTTTCAGTCCTGCTGGGCCTTGCGCTTGGCACGCTGGCATGGCGGTTCCGCATGGCCGAGCGCATCCTGAATCCCGCCCTGAACATCGCGCAATCGCTGCCGCATTTCGCCTATATGATTCCGGTCGTGGTTTTCATCGGGGTCGGGCCGAAGGCAGGCGCCATCGTCACCATCATCTTTTCGGTCCCGCCGATGATCCGGCTGACCTTGCTTGGTCTGCGGGGCGTTCCGTCCGAAATCATCGAAAGCGGCAAGATGTCGGGGGCGACGCGCTGGCAGCTTATGACCCGCGTGCGCCTGCCTGCCGCGCGCACCGAACTGCTGATCGGAGTCAACCAGGTCATCATGCAAAGCCTTGCCATGGTGGTGCTCGCCTCGTTCATCGGCATGCCCGGACTGGGGCAAAAGCTGTTGCAGCTGTTGCAGGCGCTGAAGATCGGTCTTTCGGTCGAGATCGGGCTGACCATCGTGCTGCTTGCCATATTGCTCGACCGGATGACCAAGGCCTGGGCTTACCGCCAACCCGTCCACCCTGCGGCGGGCGCGTCATGGGCCAAGCGTCACCCGCATCTGCTGGCATGGCTGGTGCTGACTGCGGCCGGTTTCGCGCTGGCCAGCTTGCATCCCTATTTCGTCGAGGTCGAACGCAAACAGGCGCTCAGCCTTGCCGGTCCGGTGGATGCGGGCGTGGACATGCTGCTGACCGTGGTGGCCCCCGTTGCCGACTGGCTGCGCTGGTTCCTGATCACATGGGTGCTGATCCCGCTGCGCGACGCCTTTTTGTGGCTGCCCACCACCGCTGTCCTCGTCTTCGTCGCGGCCATTGGCTGGCGGGTGGGAGGGCGGCGATCGGCGCTGGTCTGTCTTGGGTTCATCCTGCCCATCGCGCTGTCGGGCTGGTGGGACCGGGCCATGATCACGATCTACATGGTCACGGTCTCGGTCGTCCTTGCGCTGCTGATCGGCGTGCCGCTGGGGCTTTATGCCGCTGCACGCCCCAAACGGGCGGCGCGTGCGCTGCTGTTCTGCGATACGTTGCAGACCTTTCCAAGCTTCATCTATCTGATCCCCGTCATCATGCTTTTCGGCGTGAACGATGTCGCGGTGATCGCCGCCGTGGTGGTCTTTGCCACGGTCCCTATCCTGCGCTACACCATCGAAGGGCTGCGCAACGTGCCCCCCGAACTGGTCGAGGCCGCCGAGATGTCGGGGGCCAGCCGCGCGCAGATGCTGCGGCATGTGAAGCTGCCGCTTGCGGTGCCGACGCTGCTGGTCGGGGCGAACCAGTCGATCATGTTCTCGCTTTTCATGGTGATCATCGCGGCCTTCATCGGAACGCAGGATCTGGGGCAGGAAATGCAACGCGCCCTTTCTTCCGCCGATGTGGGCAAGGGTCTGGTCCTGGGGTTTGCGGTCGCCTTCATCGGCCTTTTGGCGGATCATGTTCTGCTTACCTGGTCCTGCAAGCGCGTGGCCCTGCTGCGAAGCCAGACATCCTGA
- the ccmI gene encoding c-type cytochrome biogenesis protein CcmI, translating to MRQDARQSAAVPPNASLSRIAGFFSGAESITWASEPRLARVGQDGSHMENWQFWLAAAAIGLAVAASLLRAGFRARADVGPAASYDLQVYRDQLSAVDSDLARGTLAPDEADRLRTEISRRLLGADRTAQASAAPARSGRLAALAVTLPILAGAYVVYDRIGAPGYPDLPLAARLAMSDDLRAKRPPQAEMEAAVPAPAAPAPVDPAFAKLMDELRAAVKARPDDRQGLELLAANEARLGNLAAARQAMERLVTLKGTGATAEDHAALGELMVMAADGRVSPEAEAELTKALRLDAANPTARYYYGLMAAQVGRFDRTFALWQPLLDSPADAPWVAPIRAQIEDVAMRAGINFTLPEAKGPDAGAVAAARDMTPEARQEMITGMVAQLSERLAAEGGEVEDWAKLITSLGVLDRKDEAQKIYAEALVKFEGRESEQGFLKEAALNAGLTP from the coding sequence ATGCGACAAGATGCGCGACAAAGCGCAGCGGTGCCGCCAAATGCGTCACTTTCCCGTATCGCAGGCTTTTTCAGCGGTGCCGAAAGCATTACATGGGCGTCGGAACCCCGGTTGGCGCGGGTCGGACAGGACGGGTCGCATATGGAAAACTGGCAATTCTGGCTTGCAGCCGCAGCGATAGGTCTGGCGGTAGCGGCAAGCCTGCTGCGGGCCGGCTTTCGCGCCCGCGCCGATGTCGGACCCGCCGCATCTTACGATCTGCAAGTCTACCGCGACCAGCTTTCCGCCGTGGATAGCGACCTTGCACGCGGCACCCTCGCCCCGGACGAGGCTGATAGGCTTCGGACCGAAATCTCGCGCCGCCTGCTCGGTGCGGACCGGACCGCGCAAGCCTCGGCCGCCCCTGCCCGCAGCGGCAGACTTGCGGCATTGGCCGTGACCCTGCCAATCCTTGCCGGGGCCTATGTCGTCTACGACCGGATCGGCGCGCCCGGCTATCCCGACTTGCCGCTGGCCGCACGCCTTGCCATGTCCGACGATCTGCGCGCCAAGCGCCCGCCGCAGGCCGAAATGGAAGCCGCCGTCCCTGCCCCTGCTGCTCCCGCTCCGGTCGACCCCGCCTTCGCCAAGCTGATGGACGAGCTGCGCGCCGCCGTGAAAGCCCGCCCCGATGACCGGCAGGGCCTGGAGCTTCTGGCCGCGAACGAGGCACGGCTGGGCAATCTGGCCGCCGCCCGTCAGGCGATGGAGCGGTTGGTCACTCTGAAAGGCACCGGCGCCACCGCCGAAGACCATGCGGCGCTAGGCGAACTGATGGTCATGGCCGCCGATGGCCGCGTGTCGCCCGAAGCCGAGGCGGAACTGACAAAGGCGCTTCGGCTTGACGCGGCAAACCCCACCGCCCGCTATTACTACGGGCTGATGGCCGCGCAGGTGGGGCGCTTCGACCGCACCTTCGCATTGTGGCAACCGCTTCTCGACAGCCCCGCCGATGCACCATGGGTCGCGCCGATCCGCGCCCAGATCGAAGACGTGGCGATGCGGGCGGGGATCAACTTTACCCTGCCTGAAGCCAAAGGCCCCGATGCCGGTGCCGTGGCCGCAGCCCGGGACATGACGCCCGAAGCGCGGCAAGAGATGATCACGGGAATGGTGGCGCAACTCTCCGAACGCCTTGCCGCCGAGGGCGGCGAGGTCGAGGATTGGGCCAAGCTCATCACCTCGCTTGGCGTTCTAGACCGCAAGGACGAGGCGCAAAAGATCTATGCCGAGGCGCTGGTGAAATTCGAGGGCCGGGAAAGCGAACAAGGTTTCCTCAAGGAAGCCGCCCTGAATGCGGGTCTGACCCCGTGA
- a CDS encoding sarcosine oxidase subunit delta, with amino-acid sequence MLILECPYCGVKAEETELSPGYEAHLKRFGPGSSDEEFESYMFARKNPKGVHFERWRHAYGCGKWFLAARCTATLEVFGTYPAQSSEPPADLVAKIKAKRPDWKGYK; translated from the coding sequence ATGCTAATCCTTGAATGTCCCTATTGCGGCGTCAAAGCCGAAGAGACCGAGCTTTCGCCGGGCTACGAGGCGCACCTGAAACGCTTCGGTCCCGGGTCGTCCGACGAGGAATTCGAAAGCTACATGTTCGCCCGCAAGAACCCCAAGGGCGTGCATTTCGAGCGTTGGCGCCATGCCTATGGCTGCGGCAAGTGGTTCCTTGCTGCCCGCTGCACCGCCACGCTGGAAGTGTTCGGCACCTATCCCGCGCAATCATCCGAACCGCCCGCCGATCTGGTGGCAAAGATCAAGGCCAAGCGGCCTGACTGGAAGGGTTACAAATGA
- the ruvX gene encoding Holliday junction resolvase RuvX: protein MIVEDIAGFAAVLSPNRAIAGLDFGEKTIGVAISDLRRSVATPIEVIRRVKFTADAAALLALCTQRGIHGLILGLPLNMDGSEGPRVQATRAFARNLSRLTDLPITYWDERLSTVAAERSLIEADTSRKRRKEVIDQVAAGYILQGALDRMGHMARKAADAAPQESSSEG from the coding sequence GTGATCGTCGAGGATATCGCCGGTTTCGCGGCCGTCCTTTCGCCCAACCGCGCCATCGCGGGGCTGGACTTTGGCGAAAAGACCATCGGAGTCGCGATCTCCGACCTGCGCCGGTCGGTCGCCACCCCGATCGAGGTGATCCGCCGGGTGAAATTCACCGCCGACGCGGCTGCGTTGCTGGCGCTTTGCACGCAGCGCGGCATCCACGGCCTGATCCTCGGGTTGCCCTTGAACATGGACGGCTCCGAAGGCCCCCGCGTGCAGGCGACCCGCGCCTTTGCCCGCAACCTGTCGCGTCTGACCGACCTGCCGATCACCTATTGGGACGAACGGCTGTCGACCGTTGCGGCAGAAAGATCACTGATCGAGGCGGATACATCGCGAAAGCGTCGCAAAGAGGTGATCGATCAGGTCGCCGCGGGCTATATCCTGCAAGGAGCGTTGGACCGCATGGGGCATATGGCCCGCAAGGCAGCCGACGCCGCACCGCAGGAGAGCAGCAGTGAAGGATGA
- a CDS encoding quaternary amine ABC transporter ATP-binding protein has product MSDRDPVISCHNLWKVFGTGRLPALSPATSAEELRASGHITAVRDVSLTIERGEMLVVMGLSGSGKSTLVRCLARLIDATSGRVMVEGRDIGAMTEAELIDLRRRKMGMVFQSFGLLPHRTALENVAFPLEMRGQDRASRIARATEMLSLVGLQGRESYFPRELSGGQQQRVGIARSLAVEPDIWFLDEPFSALDPLIRREMQDEFLRLKAMVAKTIVFITHDFDEAIRLADRIAIMKDGMVEQCDTPERIVMAPATEYVAKFTSAIDRARVVRAGALARPVQGRAVEGAALSGHSTLHEIARLIVCDPRDHVPVAAADGGLMGLMDRNEALDILLGPAA; this is encoded by the coding sequence GTGTCCGATCGTGATCCCGTCATCTCTTGCCACAACCTTTGGAAGGTGTTCGGCACGGGCCGCCTGCCAGCCCTATCGCCCGCCACCTCGGCCGAAGAGTTGCGCGCCAGCGGCCATATCACGGCCGTGCGCGATGTCTCGCTGACCATCGAACGCGGCGAGATGCTGGTGGTGATGGGCTTGTCGGGTTCGGGCAAATCCACCCTTGTGCGGTGCCTTGCCCGGCTGATCGATGCGACCAGCGGCCGTGTCATGGTCGAAGGCCGCGATATCGGCGCGATGACCGAGGCCGAATTGATCGACCTGCGCCGCCGAAAGATGGGGATGGTGTTCCAGAGTTTCGGCCTGCTGCCCCACCGCACCGCGCTGGAGAACGTGGCCTTTCCGCTGGAAATGCGCGGACAGGACCGTGCGTCGCGCATTGCCCGCGCCACCGAGATGCTGTCGCTGGTCGGCTTGCAGGGGCGCGAGTCCTATTTCCCGCGCGAACTTTCGGGCGGCCAGCAACAGCGCGTCGGCATCGCCCGCTCGCTTGCCGTGGAGCCGGACATCTGGTTTCTCGACGAACCCTTTTCGGCGCTCGACCCGCTGATCCGGCGCGAGATGCAGGATGAATTCCTGCGCCTGAAAGCCATGGTCGCCAAGACCATCGTCTTCATCACGCATGACTTCGACGAGGCGATCCGTCTGGCCGACCGCATCGCCATCATGAAGGACGGCATGGTCGAACAATGCGACACGCCCGAACGCATCGTCATGGCGCCGGCCACCGAATACGTGGCCAAGTTCACCTCGGCCATCGACCGCGCCCGCGTGGTGCGGGCCGGAGCACTTGCCCGCCCCGTGCAAGGCCGCGCGGTCGAAGGCGCAGCCCTGTCGGGGCATTCCACGTTGCACGAGATCGCCCGCCTTATCGTCTGCGACCCGCGCGACCATGTGCCGGTCGCCGCCGCCGATGGGGGCCTGATGGGATTGATGGACCGCAACGAGGCGCTCGACATCCTGCTGGGACCGGCCGCATGA
- the dusA gene encoding tRNA dihydrouridine(20/20a) synthase DusA produces the protein MMDWTDRHCRYFHRLMTKRAMLYTEMVTAPAVVHGPKERLLGYSDAEHPVALQLGGSDPAELAAAVRLAVPFGYDEINLNVGCPSDRVQSGCFGAVLMERPALVADCVAAMLDASDVPVTVKCRIGVDDQDPEVVLPDFLARVSAAGVTHFIIHARKAWLQGLSPKENREIPPLDYDLVKRMKAQFPHLTICINGGIASLDLARELLDAGLDGVMLGRAAYHDPGSVLVGADALWGDTGGLDAFATVEAMKPYIAAHLESGGRMHQITRHMLGLFHGRPGARGWRRVLSEGVAKPGAGLGLLDLALAEVMREAA, from the coding sequence ATGATGGACTGGACTGACCGGCATTGCCGTTACTTCCATCGGCTGATGACGAAGCGCGCGATGCTTTATACCGAAATGGTGACGGCGCCAGCGGTGGTGCATGGGCCGAAAGAGCGGCTTTTGGGCTATTCGGACGCCGAGCATCCGGTGGCCTTGCAGCTTGGCGGGTCAGATCCTGCCGAGCTTGCGGCGGCGGTTCGGCTGGCGGTGCCCTTCGGCTATGACGAGATCAACCTGAACGTGGGCTGCCCTTCGGACCGCGTGCAGTCGGGATGTTTCGGGGCCGTGCTGATGGAGCGGCCCGCGCTGGTGGCCGATTGCGTGGCGGCGATGCTCGATGCGTCCGACGTGCCGGTGACGGTGAAATGCCGGATCGGGGTGGATGACCAAGACCCCGAGGTGGTCTTGCCCGATTTTCTGGCCCGCGTCAGCGCGGCGGGGGTGACGCATTTCATCATCCACGCCCGCAAGGCATGGTTGCAGGGTCTGTCCCCCAAGGAAAACCGCGAGATTCCGCCGCTCGACTACGATCTGGTCAAGCGGATGAAGGCGCAATTTCCGCATCTGACCATCTGCATCAACGGCGGGATCGCCTCGCTCGACCTTGCGCGGGAATTGCTGGATGCGGGGCTTGACGGGGTGATGCTGGGCCGTGCCGCCTATCACGATCCGGGGTCGGTGCTGGTCGGGGCCGATGCGCTATGGGGCGATACGGGGGGGCTGGATGCCTTTGCCACGGTCGAGGCGATGAAGCCCTATATCGCGGCGCATCTGGAAAGCGGCGGGCGGATGCACCAGATCACGCGCCACATGCTGGGCCTGTTCCATGGCCGCCCCGGGGCGCGGGGCTGGCGGCGGGTGCTGTCGGAAGGCGTGGCCAAACCCGGCGCGGGGCTGGGGCTGCTTGACCTTGCACTGGCAGAGGTGATGCGCGAGGCTGCCTGA
- a CDS encoding response regulator — protein sequence MNVRPAHIVVIEDEPVTRTALTGYLQSFGYRVTDCAGAEAAERVLSEENPDLLIVDINLAGKDGLEITREQRARSEIGIILLSGRTDDVDRIVGLELGADDYVCKPFNRRELLARVKNLLRRTAAMRQLTRRVVHFAGFTFDTSARHITDAAGEAIPLTRGEYELLRAFVLNPGIVMDRDRLLATITHRQNGTNARTVDVMVKRLRAKLGDDPKLPRIFGTSHGEGYVFTAPLG from the coding sequence ATGAATGTCAGGCCGGCCCATATCGTGGTGATCGAGGACGAGCCGGTGACCCGCACCGCGCTTACGGGCTATCTGCAATCCTTCGGCTACCGTGTCACCGATTGCGCCGGAGCCGAGGCCGCCGAGCGCGTGCTGTCGGAAGAGAATCCCGACCTGCTCATCGTGGATATCAACCTTGCAGGCAAGGACGGGCTGGAAATCACCCGCGAACAGCGCGCACGGTCGGAAATCGGCATCATCCTTTTGTCGGGCCGCACCGACGATGTCGACCGCATCGTCGGGCTGGAACTCGGTGCCGACGATTACGTCTGCAAGCCCTTCAACCGCCGCGAGTTGCTGGCCCGCGTCAAGAACCTGCTGCGGCGCACCGCGGCGATGCGGCAATTGACGCGGCGCGTGGTGCATTTCGCAGGCTTCACCTTCGACACCTCGGCACGCCACATCACCGATGCGGCTGGCGAGGCAATCCCCCTGACCCGCGGCGAATACGAACTGCTGCGGGCCTTTGTGCTGAACCCCGGCATCGTGATGGACCGCGACCGCCTGCTTGCCACGATCACACATCGCCAGAACGGCACGAATGCGCGCACCGTCGATGTCATGGTCAAACGCCTGCGCGCGAAACTCGGCGACGACCCGAAACTGCCGCGCATCTTCGGCACCTCGCATGGCGAGGGGTATGTTTTCACTGCGCCGCTTGGCTAA
- a CDS encoding multidrug effflux MFS transporter: MTDRIARPALVLGLLSCIGPFAIDMYLPAMPAIGQSLNASVQDMQTTITAYFIAFGLAQLVYGPWADRSGRKPPLYAGIAIFVAGSILCTFAQSIETLIAGRAIQGLGGAALMVVPRAIIRDMYTGHAATRLMAAVMLVISVSPMLAPLAGSGVMAVAGWRGIFGILLLASVVSLAILTFLQAETLPAESRQPFDMGDTLRGARRLLANRSFMGLTFLGGFGMASFFVFIASASFVYTQDFGLSPTGFSLAFAVNAIGFFAASQAAGTLGLRYGAKRVLTVASSGFALSTLGLFGLALMGLVTLPVCIAGLFVANAFLGLVIPTTMVMALDDHGDIAGLASSLGGTLQMLAGGAMIAATGPFFDGSATPMLAAIAICGVLSFAMGRLALARR, encoded by the coding sequence ATGACAGACCGCATCGCCCGCCCTGCCCTCGTGCTTGGCCTTTTGTCCTGCATCGGACCCTTTGCCATAGATATGTATCTGCCCGCCATGCCGGCCATAGGCCAATCGCTGAACGCCAGCGTGCAGGACATGCAGACCACCATCACCGCCTATTTCATCGCCTTCGGCCTTGCCCAACTGGTCTATGGTCCATGGGCCGACCGGTCTGGCCGCAAACCGCCGCTTTATGCCGGAATCGCGATCTTCGTCGCAGGGTCGATCCTGTGCACCTTTGCCCAGTCGATCGAGACGCTGATCGCCGGCCGCGCGATTCAAGGCCTTGGCGGGGCAGCGTTGATGGTCGTGCCCCGTGCAATCATCCGCGACATGTATACCGGCCATGCCGCAACGCGGCTGATGGCGGCGGTGATGCTGGTGATCTCGGTCTCGCCCATGCTGGCGCCGCTGGCAGGATCGGGCGTCATGGCGGTGGCCGGATGGCGCGGCATCTTCGGCATCCTGCTTCTGGCCAGCGTCGTCAGCCTTGCCATCCTGACCTTCCTGCAAGCCGAGACCCTGCCCGCCGAAAGCCGCCAGCCGTTTGACATGGGCGACACGCTGCGCGGGGCAAGGCGCCTTCTCGCCAACCGAAGCTTCATGGGGCTGACCTTCCTTGGCGGCTTCGGCATGGCGAGCTTCTTCGTCTTCATCGCCAGCGCGAGCTTTGTCTACACGCAGGATTTCGGCCTGTCGCCCACCGGCTTTTCGCTGGCCTTCGCGGTCAATGCCATCGGCTTTTTCGCGGCAAGCCAGGCCGCCGGAACGCTTGGCCTGCGCTACGGCGCAAAACGGGTGTTGACGGTGGCAAGCTCGGGCTTCGCGCTCTCGACCCTCGGGCTTTTCGGGCTTGCGCTCATGGGGCTTGTCACCCTGCCCGTCTGCATCGCAGGGCTGTTTGTGGCCAATGCCTTCCTTGGCCTCGTGATCCCGACGACCATGGTCATGGCGCTCGACGATCACGGAGATATCGCGGGCCTCGCCTCGTCGCTGGGCGGCACGCTGCAAATGCTGGCCGGCGGCGCGATGATCGCGGCCACAGGCCCGTTCTTCGACGGCAGCGCCACACCGATGCTCGCCGCGATCGCGATCTGCGGCGTGCTGTCCTTTGCCATGGGCCGATTGGCTCTGGCGCGCCGCTAA
- a CDS encoding sarcosine oxidase subunit beta family protein, whose product MKRYSVFAIAREAMRHHSGWERAWRSPEPKKQYDVIIVGAGGHGLATAYYLGKNFGITNVAVIEKGWLGGGNTGRNTTIIRSNYLQDPSAAIYEKARSLYETLSQDLNYNVMFSPRGLLMLAQTHHEVRGYLRTVHANALQGVETQWIDAQRVKELVPIINIDGPRYPVLGALYQARGGTARHDAVAWGYARACSDMGMDIIQQCEVKGVRSEGGNVTGVDTTKGFIGCKKLGIVVAGHSGQVAEMAGFRLPVEAVALQALVSEPIKPCMDVVVMANTVHGYMSQSDKGEMVIGGGTDGFNNFTQRGSFHHIEETLRALIETFPMISRLKMLRQWGGIVDMTGDRSPIISKTPLGNCFMNCGWGTGGFKAIPGSGWAMAELMAKGEPGALAKDFSMWRFKEGQFIDESVAAGVAH is encoded by the coding sequence ATGAAACGCTATTCCGTCTTTGCCATTGCCCGCGAAGCAATGCGCCATCACAGCGGATGGGAGCGCGCCTGGCGCAGTCCCGAGCCGAAGAAGCAATACGATGTCATCATCGTGGGCGCAGGCGGGCACGGGCTGGCCACGGCCTATTACCTTGGCAAGAACTTCGGCATCACCAATGTCGCGGTGATCGAGAAGGGCTGGCTTGGCGGCGGCAACACAGGTCGCAACACCACGATCATCCGGTCGAACTATCTGCAAGACCCGTCGGCTGCGATCTATGAAAAGGCCCGCAGCCTTTACGAGACGCTGAGCCAGGACCTGAACTACAACGTCATGTTCAGCCCGCGCGGCCTGCTGATGCTGGCGCAGACCCATCACGAAGTGCGCGGCTATCTGCGGACAGTTCACGCCAACGCGCTGCAAGGCGTGGAAACCCAGTGGATCGACGCGCAGCGCGTCAAGGAACTGGTGCCGATCATCAACATCGACGGGCCGCGCTATCCGGTTCTGGGGGCGCTGTATCAGGCGCGTGGCGGCACGGCGCGGCACGATGCGGTGGCATGGGGCTATGCGCGGGCCTGTTCCGACATGGGCATGGACATCATCCAGCAATGCGAGGTCAAGGGCGTGCGCTCGGAAGGCGGCAACGTCACCGGCGTCGACACGACCAAGGGCTTCATCGGCTGCAAGAAGCTGGGTATCGTGGTTGCGGGCCATTCGGGGCAGGTGGCCGAGATGGCTGGGTTCCGCCTGCCTGTCGAAGCGGTCGCCCTGCAGGCGCTGGTGTCCGAACCGATCAAGCCCTGCATGGATGTGGTCGTGATGGCCAACACCGTGCATGGCTACATGTCGCAATCGGACAAGGGCGAGATGGTGATCGGCGGCGGCACCGACGGGTTCAACAACTTTACCCAGCGCGGGTCTTTCCACCATATCGAGGAAACGCTGCGCGCGCTGATCGAGACCTTCCCGATGATCTCACGCCTGAAGATGCTGCGCCAATGGGGCGGGATCGTGGATATGACCGGCGACCGTTCGCCCATCATCTCTAAAACCCCGCTCGGCAACTGCTTCATGAACTGCGGCTGGGGCACCGGCGGGTTCAAGGCCATTCCGGGGTCGGGCTGGGCCATGGCCGAGTTGATGGCCAAGGGAGAGCCGGGGGCCTTGGCGAAAGATTTCAGCATGTGGCGCTTCAAGGAAGGCCAGTTCATCGACGAGTCGGTGGCGGCAGGGGTGGCGCATTGA
- a CDS encoding DUF1289 domain-containing protein, which produces MKDDVWQRNEVQSPCVKLCTIHPAERICVGCLRSIDEISAWSRMTATERTAIMAELPSRAPRLAKRRGGRMGRLG; this is translated from the coding sequence GTGAAGGATGACGTCTGGCAAAGGAACGAGGTGCAGTCGCCTTGCGTCAAGCTTTGCACCATCCATCCGGCCGAACGCATCTGCGTGGGCTGCCTGCGCAGCATCGACGAAATCTCGGCGTGGTCGCGCATGACCGCAACAGAACGCACGGCAATCATGGCCGAACTCCCCTCGCGCGCCCCGCGCCTTGCCAAGCGCCGTGGCGGACGGATGGGGCGGCTGGGCTGA
- a CDS encoding ABC transporter substrate-binding protein, with translation MQRQTYLLVTAASLALVANAAFAEDSTDPITIPIHNWSSQIVMSNVVGQIFEAEGNSVEYVSTDSQAVYEAVRLGDATLELEVWEGAFGASFRAAVEKGGIVDVATHNAITREDWWYPMWTKEACPGLPDWKALNDCAKLFATPETGDKGRFLGGPVDWLKHDQEKVDALGMNFVVVNAGSAAALWAEIAAAEKTKTPIVVFNWTPNFAEAVWPGEFVEFPAWEEGCDKDPAVGPLPDKTYDCGNPANGYLKIAAWDGMAEKWPKAFATLQKVSFTNPQIAEMAKLVDIDGMEPEDAAATWLKANEAVWKTWIE, from the coding sequence ATGCAAAGACAGACATATCTGCTCGTAACGGCGGCATCTCTGGCACTCGTGGCCAACGCGGCATTCGCCGAGGATTCGACCGATCCGATCACCATCCCTATCCACAACTGGTCGAGCCAGATCGTGATGAGCAACGTGGTCGGCCAGATTTTCGAAGCCGAGGGCAATTCGGTGGAATACGTCTCGACCGACAGTCAGGCCGTGTATGAAGCGGTGCGTCTGGGCGATGCGACGCTGGAGTTGGAAGTGTGGGAAGGGGCCTTTGGTGCCTCTTTCCGTGCTGCAGTCGAAAAGGGCGGGATCGTCGATGTCGCGACCCACAACGCGATCACCCGCGAAGACTGGTGGTACCCGATGTGGACGAAGGAGGCTTGCCCCGGCCTGCCCGACTGGAAGGCGCTGAACGACTGCGCCAAGCTGTTCGCCACGCCGGAAACCGGCGACAAGGGCCGCTTCCTTGGCGGGCCGGTCGACTGGCTGAAGCATGATCAGGAAAAGGTCGATGCTCTGGGCATGAATTTCGTCGTGGTCAATGCGGGATCTGCCGCGGCGCTTTGGGCCGAGATCGCGGCTGCCGAAAAGACCAAGACCCCGATCGTGGTGTTCAACTGGACGCCGAACTTTGCCGAAGCGGTCTGGCCGGGCGAATTCGTCGAATTCCCCGCTTGGGAAGAAGGCTGCGACAAGGACCCCGCCGTGGGTCCGCTTCCCGACAAGACATATGATTGCGGCAACCCGGCCAACGGGTATCTGAAGATCGCGGCATGGGACGGCATGGCGGAAAAGTGGCCCAAAGCCTTTGCCACGCTGCAAAAGGTCAGCTTCACCAACCCGCAGATCGCCGAGATGGCCAAACTTGTCGACATCGACGGGATGGAGCCGGAAGACGCCGCCGCCACGTGGCTCAAGGCGAACGAAGCGGTCTGGAAGACGTGGATCGAGTGA